A stretch of the Zeugodacus cucurbitae isolate PBARC_wt_2022May chromosome 6, idZeuCucr1.2, whole genome shotgun sequence genome encodes the following:
- the LOC105212576 gene encoding phosphatidylinositol 3-kinase catalytic subunit type 3 codes for MNQLPDDHFRYIYSSSLHEQVQIKVGTLEGKKRQPDFEKLLEDPILRFSGLYSEECPAFQIRLQVFNKNRPYCLPVTTSYKAFSKRWSWNEWVTLPLQFSDLPRTAMLVLTILDCAGAGKTTVIGGTAISLFGKNGLFRQGMFDLRVWLGVEGDGSYPSKTPGKGKESSKSQMQRLGKLAKKHRNGQMHKVDWLDRLTFREIEVINEREKRMSDYMYLMIEFPTAVFQEYYNYSIVYFEPEGDKSHKILTKPKLVTVPDSDILQENLVERKHHRLARSERSRISDRDAKPTAVIRNQLHTIVYRYPPTCVLSSEEQDLLWKFRFYLCSHRKALTKFLKCINWETQHEVMQALSLMSKWEPMDVEDALELLSPVFTHPEVRRYAISRLAQAPDEDLLLYLLQLVQALKYENFNDIVDLHKRLFPDHDVVRSLDGTSTILDSSSICSDSLSGASSVIAASSGGPQRGIVASVLQRNVQPEMSASRTTTTTTATPIAITSTKAGATASAADTPPISISTTSSVIAAAVGGAGDGDNIYVNTTSVVSGSSVGLNTLTSESNTTGALKNDAGDLCTFLIQRACKNPTLANYLYWYLSIEVEDHASLRKQDERVHDMYVMVLRIFLKVLETGNFQLRNIWHNLKKQQILVDELVKLVKMVAKEPGNRNKKTEKFQKLLTETDTFKINFTGFDPRPFPLDPEIYITKIVPSKTSLFKSALMPAKLTFVTTIGKHEYVAIFKHGDDLRQDQLILQMITLMDKLLRRENLDLKLTPYKVLATSSKHGLLQYIDSFTVADVLAREGSIHNFFRKHNPCENGPYGIAAETMDTYIKSCAGYCVITYLLGVGDRHLDNLLLTTNGKLFHIDFGYILGRDPKPMPPPMKLSKEMVEAMGGVSSDHHHEFRKQCYTAYLHLRRHANVMLNLFSLMVDASVPDIALEPDKAVKKVEENLQLGLTDEEAVQHLQALLDVSITAVMPALVEQIHKLAQYWRK; via the exons ATGAATCAACTACCAGACGACCATTTTCGTTACATTTATAGTTCTTCATTACATGAACAAGTGCAAATCAAAGT TGGTACATTAGAAGGCAAAAAACGCCAGCCAGATTTTGAAAAACTGCTAGAAGATCCTATTCTGCGCTTTTCTGGCCTCTACTCGGAAGAATGTCCCGCTTTCCAAATACGTTTACAAGTGTTCAACAAAAATCGACCATATTGCTTGCCTGTAACCACCTCTTACAAAGCATTCAGCAAACGTTGGAGCTGGAATGAATGGGTGACACTGCCATTACAATTTTCGGACTTACCACGTACAGCTATGTTAGTGCTAACAATACTCGACTGTGCAGGTGCTGGCAAAACTACAGTAATAGGTGGCACAGCAATTTCTTTGTTCGGCAAAAATGGTTTGTTCCGCCAAGGTATGTTCGATTTGCGTGTGTGGTTGGGTGTAGAAGGTGATGGCAGTTACCCATCGAAAACCCCAGGCAAGGGAAAGGAGTCGTCCAAATCTCAAATGCAACGTTTAGGTAAACTGGCAAAGAAACATCGCAATGGTCAGATGCATAAAGTCGATTGGTTAGATCGATTGACATTCCGTGAGATAGAAGTAATTAATGAACGGGAGAAACGCATGTCAGATTACATGTATCTAATGATAGAGTTTCCAACGGCCGTATTCCAAGAGTATTATAAT TATTCCATTGTTTACTTCGAACCAGAAGGAGATAAAAGCCATAAAATACTGACAAAACCAAAATTAGTAACCGTGCCGGATTCAGATATATTACAG GAGAATCTCGTCGAGCGCAAACACCACCGTCTGGCACGTTCCGAACGTTCTCGTATTTCCGATCGCGATGCAAAGCCCACTGCTGTCATACGCAATCAATTGCACACCATTGTGTATCGTTATCCACCAACATGTGTTCTCAGCAGTGAAGAACAGGATCTTTTGTGGAAGTTCCGTTTTTATTTATGTTCACATCGCAAGGCGTTAACGAAATTCCTCAAATGCATCAACTGGGAGACACAACACGAAGTCATGCAAGCGCTCTCATTAATGTCCAAATGGGAACCGATGGATGTGGAGGATGCCTTAGAGTTACTTAGTCCCGTTTTTACACACCCCGAAGTGCGTCGTTATGCCATCAGTCGTTTGGCACAAGCGCCCGATGAAGATTTACTACTATATCTGCTGCAACTTGTACAGGCTTTGAAATATGagaatttcaatgatattgtcgATTTACATAAACGTCTATTTCCCGATCATGATGTTGTGCGTTCATTAGATGGCACATCCACCATCTTAGATTCCAGTTCGATTTGCAGTGATTCGCTTAGTGGTGCTTCGTCAGTGATTGCAGCAAGTAGTGGTGGACCACAGCGCGGCATTGTGGCATCTGTTCTACAGCGCAATGTACAACCAGAAATGTCTGCatcacgcacaacaacaacaacaacggcaacgcCAATTGCGATAACAAGCACAAAAGCAGGAGCAACAGCATCAGCAGCGGACACACCACCAATTTCCATTTCGACAACTTCGTCAGTTATAGCCGCTGCTGTTGGTGGTGCTGGTGATGGCGATAATATCTATGTAAATACTACTTCGGTCGTTTCTGGTTCGTCTGTTGGTCTTAATACGCTGACTAGTGAAAGCAATACAACGGGTGCACtgaaaaatgatgccggtgatcTCTGTACATTCCTGATACAACGCGCCTGCAAGAATCCCACACTCGCGAATTACCTTTACTGGTATTTGTCCATAGAGGTGGAAGATCATGCGTCTTTGCGTAAGCAGGATGAGCGTGTGCATGATATGTATGTGATGGTGTTGCGTATCTTTCTGAAAGTGCTGGAAACGG GCAATTTCCAACTGCGTAATATTTGGCATAACTTAAAGAAACAGCAGATTTTAGTCGATGAATTGGTTAAGCTGGTCAAAATGGTGGCCAAGGAACCGGGAAATCGcaataaaaaaactgaaaagttCCAGAAACTCTTAACCGAAACGGATACGTTCAAAATCAACTTTACTGGCTTCGATCCGCGCCCATTTCCTTTGGATCCAGAGATTTACATAACGAAAATTGTACCCTCGAAGACATCACTTTTCAAAAGTGCACTAATGCCCGCCAA ACTCACCTTCGTCACAACTATCGGCAAACACGAATATGTGGCGATTTTTAAACATGGCGATGATCTACGTCAAGATCAACTAATTCTACAAATGATAACCTTAATGGATAAATTATTGCGACGTGAGAATCTCGATCTGAAATTAACACCCTACAAGGTGCTGGCCACCAGTTCGAAACATGGCCTGCTACAGTATATCGATTCGTTTACCGTAGCCGATGTTTTGGCGCGCGAAGGCAGTATACATAACTTTTTCCGTAAGCATAATCCCTGCGAAAATGGACCCTATGGCATTGCGGCAGAGACTatggatacatatataaagagctGTGCGGGATATTGTGTGATAACATATCTACTAG gtGTTGGCGATCGCCACTTGGACAACTTGCTGCTCACAACCAACGGCAAGTTGTTCCACATCGATTTCGGTTACATACTGGGACGTGATCCGAAACCCATGCCACCGCCCATGAAACTCAGCAAAGAAATGGTGGAGGCCATGGGTGGCGTTAGCTCGGATCATCATCATGAATTTCGTAAACAATGCTATACGGCATATTTGCATTTGCGGCGTCACGCCAATGTTATGCTGAATCTATTTTCATTGATGGTGGACGCCTCAGTGCCGGATATAGCGCTCGAACCGGACAAGGCGGTGAAAAAGGTGGAGGAAAACTTGCAGCTAGGACTCACGGATGAGGAGGCGGTGCAGCATTTACAAGCACTACTCGATGTCTCGATTACCGCGGTTATGCCAGCATTGGTTGAACAGATACATAAATTAGCACAGTATTGGCGAAAGTAG